Proteins from a single region of Candidatus Palauibacter scopulicola:
- the rpoN gene encoding RNA polymerase factor sigma-54 has product MASGRPSLAAGLHLRQEQKAQPRLYQAMDLLHMPLLDLQSHLREALVDNPFLDLVEPGDEPDDAVDELSESIADDAGDNPADEAEEVDWEDILLDDFDAGGRREEYGDREYYAPTAAAAQTLWDHLHEQLNLLRLGERQVRIGEEIIGNVDRDGFLSCPLDRIVEALDQVSRAEVEEMLARIQSFEPSGIAARDLRETLMLQLRDRGGEGSLAHRIVDGHFDDLANRRWSELAEAFGIEPREVQAAADEIAKLDPKPGLRYADASESYVIPDLTVEKVEGRYRVSHADTSLPRLKLSPVYRDVAADRARFEGESRAFISERLNSARWLIQAIEQRRRTMLKVMDFIVERQHDFFEKGVEHLRPLTLRDVARHIEMHESTVSRVTNGKYAQTPRGLYPLKFFFSGGYATRGGEDLSSEGVRARIRKLVAEEDPTAPLSDHEITARLQDAGVRIARRTVAKYRDGLGILSARLRRRV; this is encoded by the coding sequence ATGGCATCGGGACGGCCGAGTCTCGCCGCGGGCCTCCACCTGCGGCAGGAACAGAAGGCGCAACCTCGCCTCTACCAGGCGATGGACCTTCTGCACATGCCGCTGCTCGACCTTCAGAGCCACCTGAGGGAGGCGCTCGTCGACAACCCGTTCCTCGACCTCGTGGAACCGGGGGACGAGCCGGACGACGCCGTCGACGAACTGTCCGAGTCCATCGCCGATGACGCGGGAGACAACCCTGCGGATGAGGCCGAGGAGGTGGACTGGGAGGACATTCTCCTCGACGACTTCGATGCGGGCGGGCGGCGCGAGGAATACGGGGACCGGGAGTACTACGCGCCCACGGCGGCCGCGGCGCAGACGCTCTGGGATCACCTTCACGAGCAGTTGAACCTGCTCCGTCTCGGCGAGCGTCAGGTGCGGATCGGCGAGGAGATCATCGGCAACGTCGACCGCGACGGGTTCCTCTCGTGCCCGCTCGACCGGATCGTCGAGGCGCTGGACCAGGTGTCGCGGGCGGAGGTGGAGGAGATGCTCGCCCGGATACAGTCCTTCGAACCGAGCGGCATCGCGGCGCGGGATCTGCGCGAAACGCTCATGCTGCAGTTGCGGGACCGTGGGGGGGAGGGGTCGCTGGCGCACCGGATCGTCGACGGACACTTCGATGACCTTGCGAACCGCCGGTGGTCGGAACTGGCGGAAGCGTTCGGGATCGAGCCGCGCGAGGTGCAGGCGGCGGCGGACGAGATCGCGAAGCTGGATCCCAAGCCCGGTCTCAGGTACGCGGATGCCTCGGAATCCTACGTAATCCCGGATCTCACGGTGGAGAAGGTCGAGGGGCGATATCGCGTCTCGCACGCCGACACGTCGCTGCCGCGGCTGAAGCTCTCGCCCGTCTATCGTGACGTGGCTGCGGACCGCGCCCGGTTCGAGGGGGAGAGCAGGGCGTTCATCTCGGAACGGCTCAACAGCGCGCGGTGGCTGATCCAGGCGATCGAGCAGCGCCGGCGGACCATGCTGAAGGTGATGGACTTCATCGTCGAGCGGCAGCACGACTTCTTCGAGAAGGGGGTCGAACACCTGCGGCCGCTCACGCTTCGCGACGTGGCCCGACACATCGAGATGCACGAATCCACCGTCTCTCGCGTGACGAACGGCAAGTACGCGCAGACGCCGCGCGGACTCTATCCGCTCAAGTTCTTCTTCTCGGGCGGCTATGCGACGCGCGGGGGGGAAGACCTGTCGTCGGAGGGCGTGCGGGCCCGAATCCGCAAGCTGGTGGCGGAGGAGGACCCCACGGCGCCGCTCAGCGACCACGAGATCACCGCCCGCCTCCAGGATGCCGGCGTTCGGATCGCGCGCCGCACGGTGGCGAAGTACCGGGACGGGCTCGGGATCCTCTCGGCGCGGCTGCGCAGGCGCGTATGA
- the kdsA gene encoding 3-deoxy-8-phosphooctulonate synthase produces MKPGRPSFFSGRRGTSLFLIAGPCVLEDDALNFEIADHLAELGERLDLPVTFKASFDKANRSSALSPRGPGLEAGLAALARVRDRSGLPLLTDIHLPEQAARAAAVVDALQIPAFLCRQTDLLEAAAATERPVNVKKGQWMAPRDVGGVIGKLRYAGAQDVAVTERGFAFGYGRWVVDMRNFALMREATRCPTVFDASHAVQLPGGEGMWSGGEPEHIGRLAAAAVAAGADGLFIEVHPDPPGAPSDGSNMLPLAELERVMVRALRVHEAVAV; encoded by the coding sequence ATGAAGCCGGGGCGTCCCTCGTTTTTTTCGGGTCGCCGGGGCACATCGCTCTTTCTCATCGCGGGGCCGTGCGTGCTCGAGGACGACGCTCTGAACTTCGAGATCGCGGACCATCTCGCGGAACTCGGAGAGCGGCTCGACCTGCCGGTGACGTTCAAGGCCTCGTTCGACAAGGCGAACCGGAGTTCCGCGCTGTCTCCGCGAGGACCGGGTCTCGAAGCCGGGCTGGCGGCGCTCGCCCGGGTGCGCGACCGCTCCGGCCTCCCGCTGCTCACGGACATTCACCTCCCCGAACAGGCGGCGCGCGCGGCGGCGGTCGTCGACGCGCTCCAGATCCCCGCCTTCCTCTGCCGGCAGACGGACCTGCTGGAGGCGGCGGCCGCCACGGAACGGCCGGTGAACGTGAAGAAAGGGCAGTGGATGGCTCCGCGGGATGTCGGGGGCGTGATCGGGAAGCTTCGGTACGCGGGGGCGCAGGACGTGGCGGTGACGGAACGCGGGTTCGCCTTCGGCTACGGGCGCTGGGTCGTCGACATGCGGAACTTCGCCCTCATGCGCGAGGCGACGCGCTGCCCGACGGTGTTCGACGCGTCCCACGCCGTGCAGTTGCCGGGCGGGGAAGGGATGTGGAGCGGCGGGGAGCCGGAACACATCGGGCGGCTTGCGGCGGCGGCGGTCGCGGCCGGGGCCGACGGCCTCTTCATCGAGGTGCACCCGGATCCCCCCGGGGCCCCCTCCGACGGGTCGAACATGCTGCCGCTCGCCGAACTCGAGCGCGTCATGGTCCGGGCGCTGCGCGTGCACGAGGCCGTGGCGGTCTGA
- a CDS encoding CTP synthase produces the protein MRDDESPTRYIFITGGVVSALGKGITAASIGRLLVERGLRVTIQKFDPYLNVDPGTMSPFQHGEVYVTDDGAETDLDLGHYERFIDESLSQANNVTTGRVYQDIITKERRGDFLGVTVQVIPHVTDEIKTAARRLAPNHDVVITEIGGTVGDIESLPFLEAIRQFRQDVGREHSLFIHLTLVPWINASGELKTKPTQHSVRELLSIGIQPDLLVCRTEHDLDDGIKQKIARFCNVDVNRVIESRDVSTIYELPLAYRAQEVDDRICEQFGFDTPPPDLDGWQAMVDRIKNPANGKVRICVVGKYTELVDSYKSIAEAFVHGGAVNDVEVDVEWRSAEDVEARGTDLLERFHGVLIPGGFGERGIDGMIDTIRFVREREIPYFGICLGLQCAIIEFARNVCGLTTAHSSEFDPRTSHPVISLLDSQHQVTDMGGTMRLGAYPCLLQPESRAHEVYGDDEISERHRHRYEVNPTYRETLEQRGMVFSGMSPDGGLVEMLELPGHPYFLGTQFHPELKSRPTKAHPLFAAFVEAAVTRRDAVRSAPGDSAERSQTAEEWADSAAARTNGVTVGR, from the coding sequence ATGAGGGACGACGAATCACCGACGAGGTACATCTTCATCACGGGAGGGGTCGTCTCCGCGCTGGGGAAGGGGATCACCGCGGCCTCGATCGGGCGCCTGCTCGTCGAGCGCGGCCTGCGCGTGACGATCCAGAAGTTCGACCCGTACCTCAACGTCGACCCGGGGACGATGTCGCCGTTCCAGCACGGCGAGGTCTACGTGACGGACGACGGGGCGGAGACCGACCTCGACCTCGGCCACTACGAACGGTTCATCGACGAGTCGCTCTCGCAGGCGAACAACGTCACGACGGGCCGCGTCTACCAGGACATCATCACGAAGGAGCGGCGCGGCGACTTCCTCGGCGTCACGGTCCAGGTCATCCCGCACGTGACGGACGAGATCAAGACGGCGGCGCGGCGTCTGGCGCCGAACCACGACGTCGTGATCACGGAGATCGGCGGAACCGTCGGCGACATCGAGTCGCTCCCCTTCCTGGAAGCGATCCGGCAGTTCCGGCAGGATGTGGGCCGCGAGCACTCCCTCTTCATCCACCTCACCCTCGTCCCCTGGATCAACGCATCCGGCGAACTGAAGACGAAGCCGACGCAGCACTCGGTGCGGGAACTCCTGAGCATCGGGATCCAGCCCGACCTGCTCGTGTGCCGTACGGAGCACGACCTCGATGACGGGATCAAGCAGAAGATCGCCCGCTTCTGCAACGTCGACGTGAACCGGGTCATCGAGTCGCGGGACGTATCGACGATCTATGAACTCCCGCTCGCCTATCGCGCGCAGGAGGTGGACGACCGCATCTGCGAGCAGTTCGGGTTCGACACGCCTCCACCCGATCTCGACGGCTGGCAGGCGATGGTCGACCGGATCAAGAACCCGGCGAACGGCAAGGTCCGGATCTGCGTGGTGGGGAAGTACACGGAACTCGTGGACTCGTACAAGTCGATCGCGGAGGCGTTCGTCCACGGCGGGGCCGTGAATGACGTTGAAGTGGATGTCGAGTGGAGGTCCGCGGAGGACGTGGAGGCGCGAGGGACCGATCTCCTCGAACGCTTCCACGGCGTGCTCATCCCGGGCGGCTTCGGGGAGCGCGGCATCGACGGGATGATCGACACGATCCGGTTCGTGCGGGAGCGAGAGATCCCCTATTTCGGGATCTGTCTGGGCTTGCAGTGCGCGATCATCGAGTTCGCGCGCAACGTGTGCGGTCTCACGACGGCCCACTCGTCCGAGTTCGATCCGAGGACGAGCCATCCCGTGATCTCGCTCCTGGACTCGCAGCACCAGGTGACGGACATGGGCGGAACCATGCGACTCGGGGCCTATCCGTGTCTGCTGCAGCCGGAGTCCCGGGCGCACGAAGTGTACGGGGATGACGAGATCTCCGAGCGGCACCGCCACCGCTACGAGGTCAACCCGACCTACCGGGAGACGCTGGAACAGAGGGGGATGGTCTTCAGCGGCATGTCCCCGGACGGCGGACTCGTCGAGATGCTCGAACTTCCCGGGCACCCGTACTTCCTCGGCACGCAGTTTCACCCGGAACTCAAGTCGCGGCCGACGAAGGCTCACCCGCTCTTCGCGGCGTTCGTCGAGGCGGCGGTGACGCGGCGGGACGCGGTGCGGAGCGCGCCCGGCGATTCGGCGGAACGGAGTCAGACAGCCGAGGAGTGGGCGGACTCGGCGGCGGCCCGGACGAACGGGGTCACGGTCGGGAGATGA
- a CDS encoding class I SAM-dependent methyltransferase — MKTRDAPAEDPCEFCGGTSIKTKYDFGPQRIVRCVNCTFMWLTPRPTEEELHEIYGFDYYRNDAFFAHGNETLYGYYDYFSERFIKQHDHRRIVDRLAEMSGGAPGEAPRFLDIGCGLGYLLDVAHDGGFAVEGVEYNPEAVKWITAKYRFPVYCGDFMKYDGEGFDAVAMLDVIEHLPQPLEALRRVAALVAPGGVFVLSTMDSDSLVSRLIGKRLEDFRRTREHLYFFNRKTITGALERAGFEVLRIESYGLTIQMDFLAARARLAFPVVGAALERLVRWGRLANVRFRFDPRTKMIVYARRIRRTPGSSAEEAGGGA, encoded by the coding sequence GTGAAGACCCGCGACGCTCCCGCGGAAGATCCGTGCGAGTTCTGTGGCGGGACCTCGATCAAGACGAAGTACGACTTCGGTCCGCAGCGGATCGTTCGCTGTGTGAACTGCACCTTCATGTGGCTGACGCCCCGGCCCACCGAAGAGGAACTGCACGAGATCTACGGGTTCGACTATTACCGGAACGACGCCTTCTTCGCCCACGGAAACGAGACCCTATACGGCTACTACGACTATTTCTCGGAGCGCTTCATCAAGCAGCACGATCACCGGCGGATCGTCGACCGCCTCGCCGAGATGAGCGGCGGCGCACCGGGCGAAGCCCCGCGGTTTCTCGACATCGGCTGCGGCCTGGGCTACCTGCTGGATGTCGCGCACGATGGCGGGTTCGCGGTTGAAGGAGTGGAATACAATCCGGAGGCCGTGAAGTGGATCACGGCCAAGTACAGGTTCCCCGTCTATTGCGGCGACTTCATGAAGTACGACGGAGAGGGTTTTGACGCCGTCGCGATGCTCGACGTCATCGAACATCTTCCGCAGCCGCTTGAGGCTCTTCGCCGGGTCGCCGCTCTGGTGGCGCCCGGCGGCGTGTTCGTCCTGTCAACGATGGATTCGGATTCCCTCGTGTCCCGCCTCATCGGAAAGCGGCTTGAGGATTTTCGCCGGACGAGGGAACATCTCTACTTCTTCAACCGAAAGACGATCACTGGCGCACTGGAGCGGGCCGGTTTCGAGGTGTTGAGGATAGAGTCGTACGGGTTGACCATTCAGATGGATTTTCTGGCGGCGCGCGCGCGGCTGGCCTTTCCGGTGGTCGGGGCAGCGCTTGAGCGCCTGGTTCGTTGGGGCCGCCTCGCGAACGTGCGGTTTCGATTCGACCCACGTACGAAGATGATCGTGTATGCGCGCCGGATCCGCCGGACTCCGGGATCGTCCGCCGAGGAGGCGGGAGGCGGCGCGTGA
- a CDS encoding polymer-forming cytoskeletal protein: MKRYVLAAALAAGPAAGLPAPASGQEVWLAEEPRSEAQAALAAFLDAGGFAVWTRDTVLARGDTVPGAVLLLEGTARIAGRVEGDLYVVDGDLFLRSGASIAGDVLVLGGGFYDSDVAEVEGAVTYRPNEPLRVRPSRGGFEIIPEIEPEPAFELDGTLGFHLPTYDRVNGLSIPVGALARLPTDPGRPEIAGGLTWIPAREDVDYRLHSSGRFGERLRLGLFATSAVVSNEEWIRPTWYNSLAHFVAGDDVGSHYDSREIGLELEWTSPEPPVWEDAPRWRVVAALGREQAEDFRFRNVTILFGEEPPGPFPSLPDYDPHLQIDNGSLWFGRLGFEWESQGRGGHNAMGLGVEVGLEDELSHITVGLGPIPKYNFLLVEGRVSARRVLASGHAVEAFGIGRFDVSGRLPMQRYSMIGGIGTLPTMPLRGRRGPRLVYAEAAYAIPLLGDAALGGVDVFARGSGGGIDSPWDEFELYGSVQGGLALRMWDFRLEFGVAAGSTAEPGDPGLIAFVDIRTRRSARPTRMPPPR; the protein is encoded by the coding sequence ATGAAGCGCTACGTGCTTGCGGCCGCGCTCGCTGCGGGGCCAGCCGCCGGGCTGCCGGCCCCGGCGAGTGGGCAGGAGGTGTGGCTGGCGGAGGAGCCGCGGTCGGAGGCGCAGGCGGCGCTGGCGGCCTTCCTCGACGCCGGCGGCTTCGCGGTGTGGACGAGGGACACGGTTTTGGCCCGCGGGGACACGGTACCGGGCGCCGTCCTCCTGCTCGAGGGCACCGCTCGCATCGCCGGGCGAGTCGAGGGCGATCTCTACGTCGTCGACGGCGACCTCTTCCTTCGCTCCGGGGCGTCCATCGCCGGGGATGTGCTGGTGCTCGGGGGCGGGTTCTACGACTCGGACGTGGCGGAAGTCGAGGGGGCCGTCACTTATCGTCCGAACGAGCCGCTCCGCGTCCGGCCCTCGCGGGGCGGATTCGAGATCATCCCGGAAATCGAGCCGGAGCCCGCCTTCGAACTCGACGGCACGTTGGGCTTCCATCTCCCCACCTACGACCGGGTGAACGGCCTTTCGATCCCCGTCGGCGCGCTGGCCCGCCTCCCCACCGATCCCGGCCGCCCCGAAATCGCGGGCGGCCTCACCTGGATCCCCGCCCGCGAGGACGTAGACTACCGCCTCCACAGCTCCGGGCGCTTCGGCGAACGTTTACGGCTGGGCCTGTTCGCGACGAGCGCCGTGGTCAGCAACGAAGAGTGGATCCGCCCGACCTGGTACAACAGCCTCGCGCACTTCGTGGCCGGCGACGACGTCGGCAGCCACTACGACTCGCGGGAGATCGGCCTGGAACTGGAATGGACCTCGCCGGAGCCGCCCGTGTGGGAAGATGCGCCCCGCTGGCGCGTCGTCGCGGCGCTGGGACGCGAACAGGCGGAGGACTTTCGCTTCCGCAACGTGACGATCCTCTTTGGCGAGGAGCCGCCGGGGCCGTTCCCGTCGCTCCCGGACTACGATCCTCATCTCCAGATTGACAACGGAAGCCTGTGGTTCGGGCGCCTCGGCTTCGAGTGGGAGTCGCAGGGTAGAGGCGGGCACAATGCGATGGGTCTCGGTGTCGAGGTCGGGTTGGAGGACGAGCTCAGCCACATCACGGTCGGCCTCGGCCCGATACCGAAGTACAACTTCCTGCTGGTGGAGGGGCGCGTCTCCGCTCGTCGGGTGCTGGCGTCGGGGCATGCCGTCGAAGCCTTCGGGATCGGGCGCTTCGACGTGAGCGGACGTTTGCCCATGCAGCGCTACTCGATGATCGGGGGGATCGGAACGCTGCCCACCATGCCGCTGCGCGGCCGGCGCGGCCCCCGCCTCGTCTACGCGGAAGCCGCGTACGCCATCCCCCTCCTCGGCGACGCCGCACTCGGGGGCGTGGACGTGTTCGCGCGCGGCAGCGGGGGAGGGATCGACTCGCCTTGGGACGAGTTCGAATTGTACGGCTCGGTCCAGGGCGGGCTGGCTCTGCGGATGTGGGATTTCCGGCTCGAGTTCGGGGTGGCCGCCGGCTCCACGGCGGAGCCCGGCGATCCCGGCCTCATCGCCTTCGTGGACATCCGAACCCGCCGCTCCGCGCGACCCACGCGCATGCCGCCGCCGCGCTGA
- a CDS encoding nitroreductase family protein, protein MRLTRLLHLSRNRRPVRRFRDHLVEPEVVEAVLEAARYASSAREAQPWRFVVVQEALARHRIAAAAFNHPHVMTAPVVVACCARIHSHVSGTGRPSFAMDLAAATQTMMLAAADLGVQSSWVYGFREGNVREILGVPEHVPIVALFCLGYHDGLAELPERLPREEVIAWDRWRTPVRAAE, encoded by the coding sequence ATGCGGTTGACGCGCCTCCTCCACCTGTCGCGCAACCGGCGTCCGGTCCGGCGCTTCCGCGACCATCTCGTCGAACCCGAGGTCGTGGAGGCGGTGCTGGAAGCGGCGCGCTACGCATCTTCCGCCCGAGAGGCGCAGCCGTGGCGCTTCGTCGTCGTGCAGGAGGCGCTGGCGCGCCACAGGATCGCGGCGGCGGCCTTCAACCACCCGCACGTGATGACGGCGCCCGTCGTCGTCGCCTGCTGCGCGCGGATCCACTCGCACGTGAGCGGCACGGGCCGTCCGAGCTTCGCCATGGACCTCGCCGCCGCGACCCAGACGATGATGCTCGCGGCGGCGGATCTCGGCGTGCAGTCGAGCTGGGTCTACGGCTTCCGGGAGGGCAACGTCCGCGAGATCCTGGGCGTTCCGGAGCACGTGCCGATCGTGGCCCTCTTCTGCCTCGGGTACCACGATGGGCTGGCGGAGCTGCCGGAGCGGCTGCCGCGCGAGGAGGTGATCGCCTGGGACCGCTGGCGGACGCCGGTGAGGGCGGCCGAATGA
- the kdsB gene encoding 3-deoxy-manno-octulosonate cytidylyltransferase translates to MICVLPARISSTRISRKPLQPLAGRTLLEWCWRAASAIRAFDGVVIATDSDEIEECARGFDAEVVRTRPDHPSGTDRVDEAADLLGAAQDDVVVNFQADEPFVDGGAVEGAVRRAQEVATIAAPIRGADEWRSPAVVKVARAADGRALYFSRSPIPFSRDESLEFGSRARLRHIGVYACRRSALKRWAALPESSLERAERLEQLRALEAGMRIHVELGPWTEPGVDLPADIARAERVLSSKEVGG, encoded by the coding sequence GTGATCTGCGTCCTTCCCGCCCGTATCTCCAGCACCCGTATCTCCAGGAAGCCCCTCCAGCCGCTGGCTGGCCGCACGCTGCTTGAGTGGTGCTGGCGCGCCGCCTCGGCGATCCGCGCCTTCGACGGGGTCGTGATCGCGACGGACAGCGACGAGATCGAGGAGTGCGCGCGGGGGTTCGATGCGGAGGTCGTTCGCACGCGGCCGGACCACCCATCCGGCACGGACCGCGTGGATGAGGCCGCCGACCTTCTCGGCGCAGCGCAGGATGACGTCGTCGTGAACTTCCAGGCGGACGAGCCGTTCGTGGACGGAGGGGCGGTCGAGGGCGCCGTGCGGAGAGCGCAGGAAGTCGCGACGATCGCGGCCCCGATCCGCGGGGCGGACGAGTGGCGGTCCCCGGCCGTGGTCAAGGTCGCCCGGGCCGCCGACGGAAGGGCGCTCTACTTCAGTCGCAGCCCCATCCCGTTCTCGCGAGACGAGTCGCTGGAGTTCGGAAGTCGGGCGCGGCTGCGCCACATCGGGGTGTACGCGTGCCGGCGCTCCGCACTCAAGCGGTGGGCGGCCCTGCCCGAGTCCTCGCTCGAGCGCGCCGAGCGGCTGGAACAGTTGAGGGCGCTCGAGGCGGGCATGCGGATCCACGTCGAACTCGGTCCCTGGACCGAGCCGGGAGTCGATCTGCCGGCCGACATCGCGCGGGCGGAACGGGTATTGTCCAGCAAGGAGGTGGGGGGATGA
- a CDS encoding glycosyltransferase: MSDPGISVLVPAYDEAENMPELFAELAATFAKYELAAEVVLVDDGSADGTAEAAEEAAARAGLEGRAVVLRHRANRGKTEAMLTAAAAARGGYLVLFDADLQHSTEEIPRFAAKLDEGYDLVAGRKVGRYEKRFTSSIYNRLARAIFKVPVRDLNSMKAFRADVLKGLRLRDDWHRYFVVLAHARGYRLGELDIDLLPRRHGEPKFSGRRRILIGVLDMASVWFQLVFGRKPLLFFGTSGLALIAAGCVTGLTALVLRFGFGLGYRPLLTLVVLLVVGGLLLFILGFLAETMAQLRDEIEDLKRDRDDGP, encoded by the coding sequence ATGAGCGATCCGGGAATCTCCGTCCTCGTCCCGGCGTACGACGAAGCCGAGAACATGCCCGAGCTGTTCGCGGAACTCGCGGCGACGTTCGCGAAGTACGAACTCGCAGCGGAGGTCGTCCTCGTCGACGACGGTTCCGCCGACGGGACCGCCGAAGCCGCCGAGGAGGCGGCCGCGCGGGCGGGACTGGAGGGCAGGGCCGTCGTGCTCCGGCACCGGGCGAACCGGGGCAAGACGGAGGCGATGCTCACGGCCGCGGCGGCGGCCCGGGGCGGGTATCTCGTCCTCTTCGACGCGGATCTGCAGCATTCAACGGAGGAGATCCCGCGTTTCGCGGCGAAGCTGGATGAGGGGTACGACCTCGTCGCCGGCCGCAAGGTGGGGCGCTACGAGAAGCGCTTCACGTCCTCCATTTACAACCGGCTCGCGCGCGCCATCTTCAAGGTGCCCGTGCGCGACCTCAACTCGATGAAGGCCTTCCGGGCCGATGTCCTCAAGGGTCTCCGGCTCCGGGACGACTGGCATCGCTATTTCGTCGTGCTCGCCCACGCCCGGGGTTACCGGCTCGGCGAACTGGACATCGACCTCCTCCCGCGACGGCATGGCGAACCCAAGTTCTCGGGCCGCCGGCGAATCCTGATTGGCGTGCTGGACATGGCGTCCGTCTGGTTCCAGCTCGTGTTCGGGCGCAAGCCGCTGCTCTTCTTCGGCACGAGCGGCCTCGCGCTGATTGCGGCGGGCTGCGTCACGGGGCTGACCGCGCTGGTACTGCGCTTCGGGTTCGGCCTCGGATACCGCCCTCTCCTCACGCTCGTGGTTCTTCTCGTCGTGGGAGGCCTCCTCCTCTTCATCCTCGGCTTCCTCGCAGAGACGATGGCCCAACTAAGGGACGAGATCGAAGACCTCAAGCGCGACCGCGACGACGGCCCGTGA
- the lptB gene encoding LPS export ABC transporter ATP-binding protein yields MSSVLRAEGLVRSFKRRCVVNQVEIEVRQGEVVGLLGPNGAGKTTTFYMIVGLLKADEGRVYLDSDELTSWPMYRRARAGIGYLPQEASIFQKLTVEQNVMAILETLKMSRQERRDRLEELLDELSIKHLRANKAYSLSGGERRRLEITRALATRPKFLLLDEPFTGVDPIAIDDIQRIVRGLREKGLGVLITDHNVRETLSITDRAYLLFEGKILVQGEADHLVNDPEARQLYLGEDFRL; encoded by the coding sequence TTGAGCAGTGTACTACGGGCCGAGGGCCTCGTCCGCTCCTTCAAGCGTCGCTGTGTCGTGAACCAGGTGGAGATCGAGGTGCGGCAGGGAGAGGTTGTCGGACTGCTCGGCCCCAACGGCGCGGGGAAGACGACGACCTTCTACATGATCGTCGGACTCCTCAAGGCGGATGAGGGACGCGTCTACCTCGACAGCGACGAACTCACGAGCTGGCCCATGTACCGGCGCGCGCGCGCCGGCATCGGCTATCTCCCGCAGGAAGCGTCGATCTTCCAGAAACTCACCGTCGAACAGAACGTGATGGCGATCCTCGAGACCCTGAAGATGTCGCGGCAGGAGCGGCGCGATCGCCTGGAGGAGTTGCTCGACGAACTGTCCATCAAGCACCTTCGGGCGAACAAGGCCTATTCGCTCTCCGGGGGAGAGCGGCGGCGGCTGGAGATCACCCGGGCGTTGGCGACCCGGCCCAAGTTCCTCCTGCTCGATGAACCCTTCACCGGGGTCGATCCCATCGCGATCGACGACATTCAGCGGATTGTGCGCGGCCTCAGGGAAAAGGGTCTGGGGGTTCTCATCACCGATCACAACGTGCGCGAGACGCTGTCGATCACGGATCGCGCCTACCTCCTGTTCGAAGGCAAGATCCTGGTGCAGGGCGAGGCGGACCACCTCGTGAACGACCCGGAAGCCCGGCAACTGTACCTCGGGGAGGACTTCAGGCTCTGA
- the xerD gene encoding site-specific tyrosine recombinase XerD, translating into MTREGPDIERAFHLESFRDHLGFERGLSPRTIEAYLREARRFAAFAASEGVEGPAGVTYGLLRDHVARLAGAGRAASTVARSVYALRGYFRFLVVEDAVESDPSERLEAPRAGRPLPDVLSVPEIEALIGAGDPESRTVRRDEAMLEILYGCGLRVSELVSLKGRDLDLDEALVRVRGKGGKERFVPVGAAARSAVRRYLRTTRPALDRGGSAGHIFLNARGLPLSRMGVWKILRRHVERAGILKHVTPHTLRHSFATHLLEGGADLASVQEMLGHADISTTEIYTHVDRSHLRQVHRSHHPRG; encoded by the coding sequence GTGACGCGAGAAGGCCCGGACATCGAGCGCGCCTTCCACCTCGAATCTTTCCGCGACCATCTCGGCTTCGAACGAGGACTCTCTCCGCGCACCATCGAAGCGTACCTGCGCGAAGCCCGGCGCTTCGCGGCGTTCGCGGCCTCGGAGGGCGTCGAGGGGCCGGCCGGGGTCACGTACGGGCTGCTTCGCGACCATGTCGCGCGGCTGGCCGGCGCGGGGCGGGCGGCCTCCACGGTCGCGCGTAGCGTCTATGCGCTGCGCGGTTACTTCCGCTTCCTCGTCGTCGAAGACGCCGTCGAATCCGATCCGAGCGAGCGCCTCGAAGCGCCGCGCGCGGGCCGCCCTCTCCCGGACGTGCTTTCCGTCCCCGAGATCGAGGCGCTGATCGGGGCGGGGGATCCGGAGAGCCGCACGGTGCGGCGAGACGAGGCGATGCTCGAGATCCTCTACGGCTGCGGGCTCCGCGTGTCCGAACTGGTCTCGCTGAAGGGGCGGGACCTCGACCTCGACGAGGCCCTCGTCCGCGTGCGGGGGAAGGGGGGGAAGGAGAGGTTCGTGCCAGTCGGCGCGGCTGCGCGCTCGGCGGTGCGCCGATACCTTCGAACCACCAGGCCGGCGCTCGACCGGGGAGGATCCGCCGGGCACATCTTTCTCAACGCCCGGGGGCTTCCGCTGAGCCGGATGGGCGTCTGGAAGATCCTTCGCCGCCACGTCGAGCGCGCCGGCATCCTGAAGCACGTGACGCCCCATACGTTGCGCCACAGCTTCGCGACGCACCTGCTCGAGGGAGGCGCCGACCTCGCGTCGGTCCAGGAGATGCTCGGACATGCAGACATCTCGACGACCGAGATCTACACGCACGTGGACCGGTCGCACCTGCGGCAGGTACACCGCAGCCACCATCCGCGTGGGTGA